The stretch of DNA AGAAGTATCTTCTCGAACGTCGACGTAGGCCGCACAACGATGCGGTTAGTTCCATCGGGGCGGGGTACGCCTGGGGAAAAGTTTAGAGTGTCGGTGAGGTTCCGAGATGGTGCCGCACCACCCAGTGCTTCGTTTCTGCTGACGATTCATCCTGCAAGGGCAGACAGTGTTGTTGAGGTGTACCGGAACGCAAGGACCGTAGAGTCGTACCAGCAGGAGGCTAGGGAGGCGCGAACCGAGACAGTGCGCTGCCAGGAGGATAACGCGCGCTTGGTGTCGGAACGTGGTGCCCCAGGGGGTCTAGCAGGACTGCTGGCTACTGGTGGTATCGACGCGAACGGTGTCACTGGTCGAATCGTGACCAAGACTATTTCGTCAGATCCGAGGAATGCCCTCCAGCCATTCAAGGCCCAAAGCTACCGCTCGACAGGGCGCGTAGCTCTGGAAGTCTTCCTGAGCGGCCTGAGGGGAGAGCGGCCGTGGCTCGTCAGCGGAGCTGCACTCCGTGGGACGTCTGGCGCTGAATTGAAGGTGGTTCG from Myxococcus guangdongensis encodes:
- a CDS encoding DUF2381 family protein — protein: MAGGASAQGAMSPGNGARRIELGPDDSGALTEITVSPGLSTVILFDSELTQEGADVEGRSIFSNVDVGRTTMRLVPSGRGTPGEKFRVSVRFRDGAAPPSASFLLTIHPARADSVVEVYRNARTVESYQQEAREARTETVRCQEDNARLVSERGAPGGLAGLLATGGIDANGVTGRIVTKTISSDPRNALQPFKAQSYRSTGRVALEVFLSGLRGERPWLVSGAALRGTSGAELKVVRVWQKSPVTSGGTGQVVIEAEATAESARGAFSLKLWEADGPRTVTIGNVTFP